From one Sphingomonas sp. BT-65 genomic stretch:
- a CDS encoding metallopeptidase family protein: MANRTETFAPSAELMETLARAALARIPEPFAAHLADVVLVIEEFADEATLRDMGFEDPFELTGLYSGRPVGEKEGFLGELPQPDTIHLYRRPLLDEWVDTGVSLEALVTHVVVHEVGHHFGLSDDDMHALEDSVG; this comes from the coding sequence ATGGCGAACAGAACCGAGACTTTCGCGCCGAGCGCCGAGCTGATGGAAACGCTCGCCCGGGCGGCGCTGGCGCGGATTCCCGAACCGTTCGCGGCCCATCTCGCGGATGTCGTGCTGGTGATCGAGGAATTCGCCGACGAGGCGACGCTGCGCGACATGGGGTTCGAGGACCCGTTCGAGCTGACCGGCCTTTATTCGGGACGGCCGGTCGGCGAGAAGGAGGGATTCCTGGGCGAGCTGCCCCAGCCCGATACGATCCACCTCTATCGCCGTCCGCTGCTCGACGAATGGGTCGATACCGGGGTGAGTCTGGAGGCGCTGGTCACCCATGTCGTGGTGCACGAGGTGGGGCATCATTTCGGCCTGTCCGACGATGACATGCACGCGCTGGAAGATAGCGTCGGGTGA
- a CDS encoding SDR family oxidoreductase translates to MESIFITGGGSGIGRAVAQLFASRGWRVGLADINDAGMAETARLLGGAPVTVHKLDVRDRAAWDGALADFAAESGGRLDVLFNNAGVGVGGNFAQTTVEELDRCVDINLMGVVYGAHAGHRYLKASGGCLLNTASAAGIYGTAGVAIYSATKFAVRGFTEALDAEWHGEGIRVRALLPSFIDTAILDGTPVGSNETMRDRVRAARLEFTPVEQAAQAAWDAVHGDTLHTLVGKTARHMWFAARFLRGSMRKQARGGAK, encoded by the coding sequence ATGGAATCGATCTTCATCACCGGCGGCGGTTCGGGCATCGGGCGGGCGGTGGCGCAGCTGTTCGCGTCGCGCGGCTGGCGCGTCGGCCTTGCCGACATCAACGATGCCGGGATGGCCGAGACCGCGCGGCTGCTCGGCGGCGCGCCGGTGACCGTCCACAAGCTCGACGTGCGCGACCGCGCGGCCTGGGACGGTGCCTTGGCGGACTTCGCCGCGGAGAGCGGCGGGCGGCTCGATGTGCTGTTCAACAATGCCGGGGTTGGCGTGGGCGGCAATTTCGCGCAAACCACGGTCGAGGAGCTCGACCGCTGCGTCGACATCAACCTGATGGGCGTCGTCTATGGCGCGCATGCCGGGCACCGCTATTTGAAGGCTTCGGGCGGGTGCCTGCTCAACACCGCGTCGGCGGCGGGCATCTACGGCACCGCGGGGGTCGCGATCTACTCGGCGACCAAGTTCGCGGTGCGCGGCTTCACCGAAGCGCTCGATGCCGAATGGCATGGCGAGGGGATTCGCGTGCGCGCGCTGCTGCCGAGCTTCATCGACACCGCGATCCTCGACGGCACGCCGGTGGGCAGCAACGAGACGATGCGCGACCGCGTGCGCGCGGCGCGGCTCGAATTCACGCCCGTGGAGCAGGCGGCGCAGGCGGCATGGGATGCGGTGCATGGCGACACGCTCCACACCCTGGTCGGCAAGACCGCGCGCCACATGTGGTTCGCCGCGCGCTTCCTGCGCGGGTCGATGCGCAAGCAGGCGCGCGGCGGGGCGAAGTGA
- a CDS encoding heme exporter protein CcmB, whose product MSGFTSLVWRELRRAWAAGGLTLPVAFFLLVAILFPFAIGPEPKLLARVGGGVIWAAALLAALLPVERLVNPDLESGVLDQLAVRGWHDANVAAAKTLGHWLGFAPTLLAATVIAAGLLGLSLEQTAAALLGLLIGTPGLAALGVATAALTAGLRGAGAVAGLVMLPFAVPLLIFGAGAMTGDASAMKLLGAVSLVLVAGCSFVAGAAMRMGRG is encoded by the coding sequence GTGAGCGGCTTTACTTCCCTGGTGTGGCGCGAGCTGCGGCGGGCGTGGGCGGCGGGCGGCCTGACGCTGCCGGTCGCCTTCTTCCTGCTGGTGGCGATCCTGTTTCCGTTCGCGATCGGGCCGGAGCCGAAATTGCTCGCGCGGGTCGGGGGCGGGGTAATCTGGGCGGCGGCGCTGCTCGCCGCGCTGCTGCCGGTGGAGCGGCTGGTGAACCCGGACCTCGAGAGCGGCGTGCTCGACCAGCTCGCGGTGCGCGGCTGGCATGACGCGAACGTCGCGGCGGCGAAGACGCTGGGGCACTGGCTGGGCTTCGCGCCGACCTTGCTCGCGGCGACGGTGATCGCGGCGGGGCTGCTCGGCCTGTCGCTGGAGCAGACCGCGGCGGCGCTGCTGGGGCTGCTGATCGGTACGCCGGGGCTGGCGGCCTTGGGCGTGGCGACCGCGGCGCTCACCGCGGGACTGCGCGGCGCGGGTGCGGTGGCGGGGCTGGTGATGCTGCCCTTCGCGGTGCCGCTGCTGATCTTCGGCGCGGGAGCGATGACGGGCGACGCGAGCGCGATGAAGCTGCTGGGGGCGGTGAGCCTGGTGCTGGTGGCCGGGTGCTCGTTCGTGGCCGGCGCGGCGATGCGGATGGGGCGGGGTTAG
- a CDS encoding 4a-hydroxytetrahydrobiopterin dehydratase, whose amino-acid sequence MVEQLSQAEREDALEGLPEWDYQEGRDAITRRFTFDDFSQAFAFMTQVALLAEKADHHPEWSNVWNRVDILLTTHDAGGLSGRDIDMAQAIDALVD is encoded by the coding sequence ATGGTCGAGCAACTGAGCCAGGCGGAGCGCGAGGACGCGCTCGAGGGGCTGCCCGAATGGGATTACCAGGAGGGGCGCGACGCGATCACGCGCCGCTTCACCTTCGACGATTTCAGCCAGGCCTTCGCCTTCATGACCCAGGTCGCGCTGCTCGCCGAGAAGGCGGACCATCACCCCGAATGGTCGAACGTGTGGAACCGCGTCGACATCCTGCTCACCACGCATGATGCCGGCGGTCTGTCGGGCCGCGACATCGACATGGCGCAGGCGATCGACGCGCTGGTCGATTGA
- the ccmA gene encoding heme ABC exporter ATP-binding protein CcmA has product MNTPRLAFEGVACQRGGRLLFEGLSFTLDEGGAALVTGSNGAGKSSLIRIAAGLLKPAAGSVAIEGERALLTEAAALDPELPVAKALGFWAGLDGRRDAAEAALEAVGLAQLAPVPVRLLSTGQRRRVAIARVVASGAPVWLLDEPANGLDHAATAMLGALIAEHRVEGGIVVVATHLPIHIPGAHGVVIGEAA; this is encoded by the coding sequence GTGAACACACCGCGGCTCGCCTTTGAGGGAGTTGCCTGCCAGCGCGGCGGGCGGCTGCTGTTCGAGGGGCTGAGCTTCACGCTGGATGAAGGCGGCGCGGCGCTGGTCACCGGGTCCAACGGCGCGGGCAAGTCGAGCCTGATCCGGATCGCGGCGGGGTTGCTCAAGCCGGCGGCGGGCAGCGTGGCGATCGAGGGGGAACGCGCCTTGCTGACCGAGGCGGCGGCGCTCGATCCCGAGCTGCCGGTGGCGAAGGCGCTTGGGTTCTGGGCCGGGCTGGACGGGCGGCGTGATGCGGCGGAGGCTGCGCTGGAGGCGGTCGGCCTCGCGCAGCTCGCGCCGGTGCCGGTGCGGCTGCTCTCGACCGGGCAGCGGCGGCGGGTGGCGATCGCACGCGTGGTGGCGAGCGGGGCGCCGGTGTGGCTGCTCGACGAGCCAGCCAACGGGCTTGACCACGCCGCGACCGCGATGCTGGGCGCGCTGATCGCCGAGCATCGCGTGGAGGGCGGGATCGTCGTGGTCGCGACTCACCTGCCGATCCACATCCCCGGCGCGCACGGCGTGGTGATCGGAGAGGCGGCATGA
- the thrC gene encoding threonine synthase — protein MRYQSTRGAAPELDFRDVTLAGLARDGGLYVPVEWPRFSEAEIAGLAGLSYVETAVRVMAPFVSGSLTDNELRELCTRAYGRFSHDAVTPLVQLDHRHFLLELFHGPTLAFKDVALQLLGLLFERFLKGTDQHLTIVGATSGDTGSAAIDAVAGREGIDIFMLHPSKRVSDVQRRQMTTVLSPNVHNIAIEGSFDDGQRLVKAMFNDADFSSRFQVTAVNSINWARLMAQVVYYFYAAVRLGAPGRQVAFSVPTGNFGDVFAGYVAARMGLPVAKLVVATNVNDILHRALSAGDYSTGTVTPTAAPSMDIQVSSNFERLLFDLAGRDGTALAEQMRGFEASKAMRLTNAQREGAAKLFASDRIDASEMAQAMAWAASHADEILDPHTAIGLAAARRADIAPDVPIVTLATAHPAKFGDAVERATGIRPTLPTRIGDLFDREERYDVLPATFEAVTGYIAERAKPRA, from the coding sequence ATGCGCTACCAGAGCACGCGCGGCGCCGCGCCCGAACTCGATTTCCGTGACGTGACGCTCGCCGGGCTGGCGCGCGACGGCGGCCTCTATGTTCCGGTCGAATGGCCGCGCTTCAGCGAAGCCGAGATTGCGGGCCTTGCCGGCCTCTCCTATGTCGAGACCGCCGTCCGCGTGATGGCGCCGTTCGTGTCAGGCAGTCTGACAGATAACGAGCTGCGCGAGCTGTGCACCCGGGCCTATGGCCGCTTCAGCCATGATGCGGTCACGCCGCTCGTCCAGCTCGACCACCGCCATTTCCTGCTCGAGCTGTTCCACGGCCCCACGCTCGCCTTCAAGGACGTTGCGCTCCAGCTGCTCGGGCTGTTGTTCGAGCGTTTCCTCAAGGGCACCGATCAGCACCTCACCATCGTCGGCGCGACCAGTGGCGATACCGGCTCGGCGGCAATCGACGCGGTGGCGGGGCGCGAGGGCATCGACATTTTCATGCTCCACCCGAGCAAGCGGGTGAGCGACGTGCAGCGCCGCCAGATGACGACGGTGCTGTCGCCCAATGTCCACAACATCGCCATCGAGGGCAGCTTCGACGACGGCCAGCGACTCGTGAAGGCGATGTTCAACGACGCGGATTTCTCGTCGCGTTTCCAGGTGACCGCGGTCAACTCGATCAACTGGGCGCGGCTGATGGCGCAGGTGGTTTATTATTTCTACGCTGCCGTGCGCCTCGGCGCGCCGGGCCGCCAGGTCGCGTTCAGCGTGCCCACCGGAAATTTCGGCGACGTGTTCGCGGGCTATGTCGCGGCACGGATGGGGTTGCCCGTCGCGAAGCTGGTGGTCGCGACCAACGTCAACGACATCCTCCATCGCGCGCTCTCCGCGGGCGACTATTCGACCGGCACCGTCACCCCGACCGCCGCGCCGAGCATGGACATCCAGGTCAGCTCGAACTTCGAACGGCTGCTGTTCGACCTCGCCGGCCGCGACGGCACCGCGCTGGCCGAACAGATGCGCGGGTTCGAGGCGAGCAAGGCGATGCGTCTCACCAATGCCCAGCGCGAGGGCGCGGCCAAGCTCTTCGCCAGCGACCGCATCGATGCCAGCGAGATGGCGCAGGCCATGGCCTGGGCCGCGAGCCACGCCGACGAGATCCTCGATCCGCACACCGCGATTGGCCTCGCCGCGGCGCGCCGCGCGGACATCGCCCCTGACGTGCCGATCGTCACGCTCGCCACCGCGCATCCCGCCAAGTTCGGCGACGCGGTCGAGCGCGCCACGGGCATCCGCCCGACGCTTCCCACGCGGATCGGCGACCTGTTCGACCGCGAGGAGCGCTACGATGTGCTGCCCGCGACGTTCGAGGCGGTGACGGGGTATATCGCGGAACGCGCCAAGCCCCGCGCCTGA
- a CDS encoding class I SAM-dependent methyltransferase, producing MNLVTLTGEPWADYGLVDSGNGRKLERYGDYRFIRPEPQAMWAPASEDWDAHGEFTPAPDDEGGGRWVFGQNGLSGPVPREGWPLGWDQVRFTAQTTPFRHLGFFPDMAPVWSWMREQVAGVDAPTVMNLFGYTGVGTLAMAESGAQMVHVDASKKSVEAAKGNAALSGMSDKPIRWIIDDAGKFVAREVRRERRYDGILLDPPKYGRGPTGEVWQLEQDLPGLIADCRQLLDADSRFLFLTVYAIRMSALAIGELLSQHFADLGGKIECGELAVREEARGLLLPTAIFARWSR from the coding sequence ATGAACCTCGTCACTCTCACCGGCGAACCCTGGGCCGATTACGGCCTCGTTGACTCCGGCAATGGCCGCAAGCTTGAGCGCTATGGCGACTATCGCTTCATCCGCCCCGAGCCGCAGGCGATGTGGGCGCCCGCGTCCGAGGACTGGGACGCGCATGGCGAGTTCACCCCCGCGCCCGACGACGAGGGTGGCGGCCGCTGGGTGTTCGGCCAGAATGGGTTGAGCGGGCCCGTCCCGCGCGAGGGCTGGCCGCTCGGCTGGGACCAGGTCCGCTTCACCGCGCAGACCACGCCCTTCCGCCATCTCGGCTTCTTCCCCGACATGGCGCCGGTGTGGAGCTGGATGCGCGAGCAGGTCGCCGGGGTCGATGCACCGACGGTGATGAACCTGTTCGGCTACACCGGCGTCGGCACGCTGGCGATGGCCGAGTCGGGCGCGCAGATGGTGCATGTCGATGCGTCGAAGAAATCGGTCGAGGCCGCCAAGGGGAACGCCGCGCTCTCAGGGATGAGCGACAAGCCGATCCGCTGGATCATCGACGACGCCGGCAAGTTCGTCGCGCGCGAGGTGCGCCGCGAGCGCCGTTACGACGGCATCCTGCTCGATCCCCCCAAATATGGCCGCGGCCCGACGGGAGAGGTGTGGCAGCTCGAACAGGATCTGCCCGGCTTGATCGCCGATTGCCGCCAGCTCTTGGATGCCGACTCGCGGTTCCTGTTCCTCACCGTCTACGCGATCCGCATGTCGGCGCTGGCGATCGGTGAGCTGCTGAGCCAGCATTTCGCGGATCTGGGTGGCAAGATCGAATGCGGCGAACTCGCGGTGCGCGAAGAGGCGAGGGGGCTGCTGCTGCCGACGGCGATCTTCGCGCGGTGGAGCCGGTAA